CGTTGAGCGAACGGATGCCGCCGCCGATCGGCGTCGTGAGCGGGCCCTTGATGCCGACGAGGTGGGTGCGGAACGCGTCGAGCGTTTCGTCGGGGAGCCAATTGCCGGTGGCGTCGAACGCCTTCTGCCCCGCGAGGACTTCCTTCCAGACGATCTGCCGCCCGCCGCCGTAGGCCTTCGCGACCGCCGCGTCGAACACGCGCACCGACGCGCGCCAGATGTCGCGGCCGGTGCCGTCGCCCTCGATGAACGGCAGGATGGGATGGCTGGGCACGACGAGCCTGCCGTCGCGCAGCGTGATGGATTCGCCCTGAAGGACGCTCATGGCTCTCGTTCTCCTCGAATGAGGCCCGCGCTCGGCGGGCGGTGCGGCGGGTTCAACCGGGGCCGGGCCGCAGGCGGCGCGCCGTCCGGTAGGGAAAGACGTCGATGATCTCGCCCTGGTGCAGGCGGTCCTGCATGCGCCGCCACCAGCCGGCTTCGAGCAGGTCGCCGTGCGCGGCGAGGAACGCTTCGAGCAGGTCGCCCCGGAGCCCGAGAAAGGCCCGGAACTCCTCCGGGAAGACGTCGTGTTCGCCGACAAAGTACCACGGCTCCGAGGCCACTTCCTCGTCGTCGCCGCGCGGTGCCGGCAGGTCGCGGAAGCGCACCTGGAGCAGCGGGCACAGCTCGTCGTAGTCGTAGAAGACCAGCCGGCCGTGGCGCGTGACGCCGAAGTTCTTGAGCAGCATGTCGCCCGGAAAGATGTTGGTCGCCGCGAGGTCCTTGAGCGCCTGACCGTAGTCCACGACCGCCTCGCGCGCCGCCTCGGGCGCGGCTCCGGCGAGGAACAGGTCCAGCGGCAGCAGTCGCCGCTCGGTGTACAGGTGCGCGATCACGACGCGGCCGCCGCGCAGCTTCACGCTCTCGGAAGTGTGCGTGAGCAGATCGTCGAGCAGCGCGGGATCGAAGCGTTCCGCCGGGAAATCGAGGTGCTCGAACGTCTGCGCGTCCACCAGCCGCCCCGCCCGGTCGTGGCGGTAGACGAGCTCGTACTTCTCGCGGACCTGCGCGTGCGTCACGGTCTTGGGGTACTCGAAGCGGTCCCGGATCAGCTTGAAGACCACGTCGAAGCCCGGAAGCGCGAACACCGACATCACCATGCCGCGCTTGCCGGGCGCGATCGCGAACTTCTCGTCGGTGTTCGCCAGATGTTCGAGCAGCGAGCGGTAGAGCTCGGTCTTGCCGTGGCGGTGAAAGCCGATCGAGTTCCACAGGTCCGAGACCGGTTTGCGTGGCATGATCGTCCGCAGCCAGTCCACCATCTCGCGCGGCCGCCCGGTCTCGGCGAACAGGTACGAGCGCGCGAAGCTGAATACGACGCTGATCTCGTTCTCGGTGAACAGCGCGGCATCCACGACCACGCGGCCCCGGGGATTGAGGAGCGCGATCACCAGCGGAATCGAGCCCGTGTCGAGGTGCAGGTGTCCGACCAGGTAGGCGCCCTTGCCGCGGAAGAACGCGGTGCGCGCCACCTCGATGGCCCGCACGCGGGCCGCCGGAACCTCGGGCGGCACGGCGCGAACGAGCCGTTCGGCGTCCCCCCGCAGGTCGTCCCATGCCGCGCGCAGCCCCGCGCCCTCGAGCACGCGCCGGAAGGCCAGCGCGAGGTCGCCGTCGCACGGCACGGTGCGCGTGTGGCTCCACGGCGCGCGATACTCCCGCCGCGGAATGGCCGCGGAGACGAACTCGACCTCCGGATCCACGCCGACGGTGTGAAAGATGCGCCGGACGTTGCTGTTGAAGAACGTCTCGGCGAGCTCGGCGTAGGCCCCCGGCGTGACGAGGGATTCGAAGTTCGCGCGGATGGCGGTCCACGTGCCGCGGTCGGCGAGCCGCGCGCCGAGCAGCAGGCGCAGCCCCGTCTGCGTGCCGCCCACGGCGTCGCCGTACAGGTCGAGCCGGCGGCCGGAGTCGCGCTGCATCGCGTGCCAGTCGCGGTTCGAGAAGTGCGCCCCCGCGACGCGCGAGAGCGCGAGGAAGCGGCGCATGTACTGCGCGAAGGAGTCGGCGATCAGCGCGGCGGCCTCGCCGGCGAGCGTCGGGTCGGTGGACGGGGTCGGCATGAGCGGCCCGAGTCTAGGGCGGCCGCCATGGCCGGCCAAGAAGGGCTGGCGGAGGTGCTCGCACACGTACGGGCGCGCGGGATCCGCCCCCACCCAGCCGAGGGCGGCAGGACGGCCCGGACCCGGCGTACCGCCGGCCGCGGAAGAAGGGTGTCACCGGCGACGAAGTCCCATGACGGTTTTCCGGCGGTTCTTGCGCATATCTGGTCGTGACGTCGCCGTCCGATTTCCGCGCCGGCGCCGAGTCGCCGAACCGTTCGAACCCACCCTGCGGGAGAACATCTTGAGCCGACCCTTGCTTCGCACCGCGCCCGGCCGCCTGCTGCTCCGGCTGCTCCTACCGCTGTGGATCGCCCTGGGCGCCTCCCCGGCGTTCGCCCAACTGGTGGACCTCGACCTGTGGGTTCCCGATGGTGAGGTCAACGCCCTCGTCCGTTCCGGCGACACGCTCTACGCCGCAGGTCTGTTCAAGAACGTCGGGCCGTGGACGGGCGGGGCGCTGCGCTTCACGGCCGGGGCCAATGCGCCCCTCGCCAGCGCCGCCGTACGCGGCAGCGTGCACGCGATCATTCCCGATGGCTCGGGCGGATGGTTCATCGCCGGCTCGTTCGACTCGGTGGGCGGCCTGCGGCGCCAGAACCTGGCGCGGATCAACGCCGACGGCACGGTCGCCGCGTGGACCGCGAGCGCCAGCGACCGGGTGGAGTCCCTCGCGCTCGCGAACGGCGTTCTGTACGCGGGCGGCTTCTTCACCCAGGCCGGCGGTGCCCCGCGCAACCGGCTCGCGGCGTTCGACGCCGCGACGGGTGCGCTGACGAGCTGGAATCCCAACGCGAGCGCCACCGTCCATGCCGTGGTCGTCTCGGGCGGCATCGTCTACGCCGGCGGGTTGTTCTCGACCGTCGGCCTCCAGCCCCGTTCGTGCCTC
Above is a window of Candidatus Eisenbacteria bacterium DNA encoding:
- the aceK gene encoding bifunctional isocitrate dehydrogenase kinase/phosphatase, with product MPTPSTDPTLAGEAAALIADSFAQYMRRFLALSRVAGAHFSNRDWHAMQRDSGRRLDLYGDAVGGTQTGLRLLLGARLADRGTWTAIRANFESLVTPGAYAELAETFFNSNVRRIFHTVGVDPEVEFVSAAIPRREYRAPWSHTRTVPCDGDLALAFRRVLEGAGLRAAWDDLRGDAERLVRAVPPEVPAARVRAIEVARTAFFRGKGAYLVGHLHLDTGSIPLVIALLNPRGRVVVDAALFTENEISVVFSFARSYLFAETGRPREMVDWLRTIMPRKPVSDLWNSIGFHRHGKTELYRSLLEHLANTDEKFAIAPGKRGMVMSVFALPGFDVVFKLIRDRFEYPKTVTHAQVREKYELVYRHDRAGRLVDAQTFEHLDFPAERFDPALLDDLLTHTSESVKLRGGRVVIAHLYTERRLLPLDLFLAGAAPEAAREAVVDYGQALKDLAATNIFPGDMLLKNFGVTRHGRLVFYDYDELCPLLQVRFRDLPAPRGDDEEVASEPWYFVGEHDVFPEEFRAFLGLRGDLLEAFLAAHGDLLEAGWWRRMQDRLHQGEIIDVFPYRTARRLRPGPG